Proteins from a single region of Peromyscus eremicus chromosome 9, PerEre_H2_v1, whole genome shotgun sequence:
- the LOC131919074 gene encoding disks large homolog 5-like, whose product MGASKEPPPTPTSLTKRQVKRKVESLTTQLREMTAQRNDLRDRLILVTEGSLDNRPYHRPNPFWEKLKMEHQQVMSDLQKFEKENLEASQKLSELTEEKVFLCDLQSLLLMEQSQLKKKLDMLRQQKENLLEDWVVLKHHLGDLQVLSKDQEEISDLQNQQQQDTNL is encoded by the exons ATGG GGGCCTCCAAAGAGCCACCACCCACTCCAACCAGCCTCACAAAGAGACAAGTGAAGCGGAAGGTGGAGAGTCTGACCACTCAGCTCCGGGAGATGACTGCCCAACGGAATGATCTGAGAGATCGCCTCATCTTAGTAACCGAAGGATCCTTGGACAACAG GCCCTACCACAGGCCAAATCCTTTCtgggaaaagctcaagatggaacATCAGCAGGTCATGTCAGACCTGCAGAAGTTTGAGAAGGAAAATTTGGAGGCCTCACAGAAGCTCAGTGAGCTGACCGAAGAGAAAGTCTTCCTTTG TGATCTGCAGAGCCTGCTCCTGATGGAGCAGAGTCAGCTCAAAAAGAAATTGGATATGCTGAGGCAACAGAAGGAGAACCTACTGGAGGATTGGGTCGTGCTGAAGCACCACTTGGGTGACTTGCAAGTGCTCAGTAAGGATCAAGAAGAGATCAGTGACCTCCAGAACCAGCAACAGCAG GACACAAACTTGTAA